The nucleotide window GCAGCAACTCGCCCTCGACCATTTGTTGGGTAAGGTCGATGAGCACATCGAGGACGCGGAAATTGCGCTCCTGAACGGCGATTTTGAATGCCTGCATGTAGAGCCAGTCGCCGGCGAGCACGCACTTGGAGTTTCCCCATTGCGTGTTGGCGGCCGGGCGCCCGCGGCGCGTCTGGGCTTCGTCGATGATGTCGTCGTGAACCAGCGTTGCGGTGTGGATGATTTCAACTACGGCGCCAAGTTGGGTGGCGCGCCGCCCGGTATAACCGGTCAGCTTGGAAGAGAGGAGGAGCAGGACGGGACGGATTCGTTTACCGCCACCGCCACGGAGGTATTCGCCGATCTCGGTGATCGCGACGACGTTCGAGACGGTATCCCGCCCGAACTCGCGCTCGATCGCCTCAAGATCGTCGCGCAGCAGTTCGAATACTTCCTTCGCGTTGCTGAGGGCCTGCCCGTTCACTCCGGAACCTTTCCGCGCTCAATTCGAGCGATAGTTCGTGAACTGCATGTCGATGCCGAAATCCTTCTGTCGGAGTACGGCGATGATCTCCTGCAGCGTGTCGCGATCCTTGCCGCTCACGCGCACGGTGTCGCCCTGGATCGACGCCTGTACCTTCTTCTTCGTGTCTTTAACGACCTTGACGATCTCGCGCGCCTTTTCGGTCGGGATGCCTTGCTGCATGGCCACGCGCTGCCGAACTGTGCTTCCTGCCGCGGGTTCGATCTTGCCGTAGTCGAGCGCCTTGAGCGGAACACCGCGCTTGACGAGCTTCGTCTGCAGGACGTCGGTTACGGCCTTGAGTTTGTAATCGTCGGCGGAGGTGAGAATGATCGCGTCCTTGCCTTCGAGTTCGATGTTCGACTTCGAATCCTTCAGGTCGTAGCGCTGGTGAATCTCCTTGAGCGCCTGCTGAATGGCGTTGGAGACCTCCTGAAGGTCAACTTTGCTCACAATGTCAAAGGAGTTTTCGGCCATAAGGTCTGTAACCAATGTACCAGAGGGGCGGAAATCTTAGTAATCCCGGCACTCGGCTGAAACTTTCGAAATTTCAGAATGACTGATCTCACCCGCTGCATCTTTTCATCAAGAGCGCAGCGAGGGTTATGCTTTGCTTCCACCCGCCGGTAGTCCGAAGAACAGGCAAAAGTTCTCCGCCGTCTGCGCCCCCACTTCATCCCGTGCCATCCCGCGCAGCTCCCCAAGCGCCTTCGCCGTCTCCACCACGAACGCAGGCTCATTCCGCTTGCCCCGGTAGGGAATTGGCGCCAGG belongs to Terriglobia bacterium and includes:
- a CDS encoding YajQ family cyclic di-GMP-binding protein; this encodes MAENSFDIVSKVDLQEVSNAIQQALKEIHQRYDLKDSKSNIELEGKDAIILTSADDYKLKAVTDVLQTKLVKRGVPLKALDYGKIEPAAGSTVRQRVAMQQGIPTEKAREIVKVVKDTKKKVQASIQGDTVRVSGKDRDTLQEIIAVLRQKDFGIDMQFTNYRSN